A window of Triplophysa dalaica isolate WHDGS20190420 chromosome 7, ASM1584641v1, whole genome shotgun sequence contains these coding sequences:
- the mcoln1b gene encoding mucolipin-1b isoform X2: MDSSSAQNTEKDRLLTSVTGYGSSDLNGSPPTLDVSGSLQQGEEEALRRKLKYFFMSPCDKYHAKGRKPFKLVLQLLKIVIVTVQLVMFGLSNQMVVAFKEDNTDAFKHLFLKDYVDGSEEPLCVHTQKAVRENIDFAIKQYLALPQTSVGRYAYVPGVGLNGSALYLCQRYYRRGSIDPVNDTFDIDPTVITDCFGVNPPLDVISPQQNDYKNITLKFQKLINVTIQFRLKAINIQTIINNEIPDCYTFSITILLDNKAHSGKMKLSLLNEATIKECRDPNVSGHDSYARVGFDLLVAVVCGLSLVLCGRSILRGILLQNEFVRYFRRSLGRSVCWGDRMEFINGWYLVLIISDVLTIIASFIKIAIETKNLSSYDVCSILMGTSTLMVWVGVIRYFSFFQKYNILIVTLRAAFPNVIRFCCCAAAIYMGYCFCGWIVLGPYHAKFRSLSTVSACLFSLINGDDMFATFSVVEQSGTLVWVFSQVYLYTFISLFIYMVLSLFIAVITGAYDTITQQTQDTPQVSEVHRFIAECTDTPNSGNFRCPETSTTCSLFCCFN, from the exons ATGGACAGTTCTTCAGCGCAAAACACAG AGAAGGACCGACTGCTGACCTCTGTCACGGGCTACGGGTCCAGTGACCTCAACGGCAGCCCACCCACCCTTGATGTGTCAGGGTCACTTCAACAGGGGGAAGAGGAGGCGCTGAGGAGGAAGCTGAAGTATTTCTTCATGAGTCCATGCGATAAATATCATGCTAAAGGCCGCAAACCCTTCAAACTTGTCCTTCAGCTGCTGAAGATCGTCATAGTTACCGTACAG cTGGTGATGTTTGGTCTCAGTAATCAGATGGTGGTCGCTTTTAAAGAAGACAACACGGACGCCTTCAAGCATCTGTTCCTGAAAGACTATGTGGATGGTTCAGAGGAACCGTTGTGTGTCCACACGCAGAAAGCCGTCCGTGAGAACATTGATTTCGCTATTAAGCAG tATCTTGCTCTACCACAGACATCAGTAGGCAGGTACGCGTATGTTCCAGGTGTTGGTTTAAACGGCAGCGCCCTCTATCTATGCCAGCGGTACTACAGGAGAGGCAGCATTGACCCAGTCAATGACACGTTTGACATTGACCCTACTGTCATCACAG ACTGTTTTGGAGTGAATCCACCTCTAGACGTCATATCTCCACAGCAAAATGACTACAAGAACATCACCCTCAAATTCCAAAA attgataaatgttaCCATACAGTTTCGGCTAAAGGCAATAAACATTCAGACCATCATCAACAATGAGATTCCCGACTGTTACACCTTCTCCATTACG atTCTGTTAGATAATAAGGCTCACAGTGGAAAAATGAAGCTCAGTTTGCTGAATGAAGCGACAATTAAAGAGTGCCGAGACCCCAATGTGTCCGGACATG ACAGCTATGCTCGGGTGGGGTTTGATCTGCTGGTAGCGGTGGTCTGTGGTCTGTCTCTGGTGTTGTGTGGACGCTCCATCCTCCGAGGAATCCTCCTGCAAAAT gagTTTGTGAGATATTTCAGACGGTCTCTGGGACGGTCGGTGTGTTGGGGTGACCGTATGGAGTTTATTAATGGATGGTATCTGGTCCTGATCATCAGTGATGTGCTCACCATCATCGCTTCCTTCATTAAAATCGCCATTGAAACCAAG aaTCTGTCGTCCTATGATGTTTGCAGTATATTAATGGGAACCTCTACGCTGATGGTGTGGGTGGGTGTGATACGATACTTCAGCTTCTTTCAGAAATATAAC ATTCTCATTGTGACTCTACGAGCTGCGTTTCCAAACGTGATCAGATTCTGCTGCTGTGCGGCAGCTATCTACATGGGCTACTGCTTCTGTGGCTGGATCGTCCTGGGACCTTACCATGCTAAA tTCCGCTCTCTTTCTACAGTGTCagcatgtttgttttctctgaTAAACGGTGACGATATGTTTGCAACGTTCTCTGTGGTGGAGCAAAGTGGGACGCTGGTGTGGGTCTTCAGTCAGGTTTATCTCTAcaccttcatctctctcttcatctACATGGTTCTGTCGCTCTTCATCGCTGTCATCACTGGAGCCTACGATACCATCACA caacAAACCCAAGACACACCTCAGGTGTCTGAAGTGCACAGATTCATCGCTGAATGTACAGACACGCCAAACTCTGGAAACTTTCGCTGCCCGGAGACGTCAACAACATGTTCACTCTTCTGCTGCTTCaactag
- the LOC130425987 gene encoding proline-rich protein 36-like, producing the protein MWNAQHQLQLRHIRQRQEQERLFRLRLEEERQRQEQQRALERQRRELLQLQLQQQQQEHRLRRQILQRQLDIQQQRRHKQQPPPLLPSPSSGLCTIYEAMETSEEDEEGDTEIESGGNDDSPPRSVPSDLPLRVANGNLRRPPAEDLDWNTKLDMVQQLIHQALLLTGEDGCPPLLYLPGQGGGVLSPLESGLWPHIISCLNSSTATVASVSSYSPVSHSSSPQGDWTVVELETYH; encoded by the coding sequence ATGTGGAACGCCCAGCACCAGCTGCAGCTGCGTCACATCCGTCAGCGTCAGGAGCAGGAGCGTCTGTTCCGTCTCCGTCTGGAAGAGGAACGTCAGCGTCAGGAGCAGCAGAGAGCGCTGGAGAGACAGCGACGAGAGCTGCTTCAGTTACAGttgcaacagcagcagcaggagCATCGACTGCGACGTCAGATCCTCCAACGACAACTGGACATCCAGCAGCAACGCAGACACAAGCAGCAGCCGCCGCCTCTGCTCCCGTCACCTTCCTCCGGTCTCTGCACCATCTATGAGGCCATGGAGACGAGCGAGGAGGACGAGGAGGGGGACACGGAGATCGAATCTGGAGGGAACGACGACTCTCCGCCTCGCTCCGTCCCGTCAGATCTCCCTCTGAGGGTCGCTAACGGAAACCTACGTCGCCCGCCTGCGGAGGATCTGGACTGGAACACTAAACTGGACATGGTCCAGCAGTTGATTCATCAGGCTCTGCTTCTGACAGGTGAAGACGGCTGTCCTCCGCTCCTCTATCTCCCTGGTCAGGGAGGAGGTGTTCTGAGTCCTCTGGAGAGCGGTCTGTGGCCGCACATCATATCGTGCTTGAACTCCTCCACGGCAACGGTTGCTTCTGTCAGCAGTTACTCTCCCGTCAGTCACAGCAGCTCACCGCAAGGTGATTGGACGGTGGTGGAACTAGAAACATATCATTAG
- the prr36b gene encoding mucin-2 yields the protein MKPDGVDVASVEPMEALNAGPEIEVAPAGGAQDQASPGMQTEGAPHPAEALSANDKTGKEKPADPKTKTKAPVKTKSSTAGTKTSTTSSRPTTAQSRLTNGTQKTQANGVAKKTTAAGVDKKTPTSAAPKKPLGSTAAPTTRTSVKTTEKKPAAAPANGVKKTPAASASSLKSNPKTAAPTPRPASASTTKPGTTASPKPPVSKTTRPAGTTPAARSSPATPKPATPTAASKSTSASRPTTATPKTPSTTAKPSPVKTTAPPAGRTPNAKTTTPVKKDVSKQPSTPAAKKPSASPLTRLAPAKTTKPDTPKSATPAKPESASKKPPTSSKALDAKTSKPKENKAAPSKEISASAKTTSKSSAKTSSPKKAVGSSTPMPVKRGPKTTQSAEATEGQKDDILPIVAAVAAPVAAAVAVVSMTTSEEAPEHSATPSVPAASEEAPDDSVTPASPAVCDVKADVTASTLEKAPEDTEMPRVPPTCDEIPEDKVTPVIHAFDEITEVTVPPVIPPSSEERPEDTATPVISPASEETLEETVTPALYLVSDEAPDDTATPFITSASDELLEEKVAPAHHPSDDMLEKTAASALPLGSEEPQAFDEMLEDKVTSFISSASDKILEEKAKPVLHPSSDEVLEETVTSSPHTGFEEPKAFDEMLEDRVTSFITSASDEMLEETVEHVLHPASDEMLKETVTSALPSDSEEALEDTFTPVRHPTSFETLKDTVIPDLQAASVETFKESVAPVISASEEEEHVHPQDIPQSVDISKDDSAVSQLAATVDQVSLNELVSPVSPLGTTVLSPPSSPTGPTSVPAEIQNSAPILEMQAPAETWSQSLYPSSMTSDKQEEEEEEEKEQEEKEQEEEKEEEDTEEKEQEEQVEEEQVEQEDEEDEEDGVQDVIQMSSFAAENIIQGFDLLNCTGADPFKSQAPISPCQVKEEAVEKAEEEINEDVDEEDDEERAIDRVQAVSQTVIDNDCKKGVADFVRSDWGNSQSDDRNISYAYEREETSPFNTENTCTSKETSDIFLNEQPFQGPPGIDSYCDEDEEDDESEEEHKKTVQDHKQHKDNEFVGKDVEMVCSRMAESGICGNDRDDDEDDEDDEDDEDYGGEEYREEAHLSLDNKGHTVDAPSMTKTEAWGHSNPFSDPWVQSAFIVSESNPIDARSEEPDTPPKSPVEAFIHINTPMIKTSEPPPDVQEETKSAFPVECGILAAPAIGMLQSSTLSGTALAAHSSSETSTPEELQDYDSSSGVESRSDKQQTPVPAMQIDMDQDLGIHLERGDGEEEEAETLPADEVLGEALTAPASVPSSPSSSGDEASDTEGELQINDPDVAVDESAAIPHNLVSLDEDEEVPGHMGEEDGDTPQSANSVASYGFDCSNSNAHSTAESCGKSPGIFSLENEEQLPEEFKDPSFIKELTLPAASAYSDDLLGGPVDLLPISEPKERDAGFDEHYMMCRKTEPTAMEELDPESPMHLSPQHGDDSDGQPPYYSTICDKTDNFLAGNV from the exons ATGAAACCGGATGGTGTTGACGTGGCATCAGTGGAGCCAATGGAGGCTTTGAACGCAGGTCCGGAGATTGAGGTTGCGCCAGCAGGTGGAGCTCAAGACCAGGCCTCGCCCGGCATGCAAACTGAAGGTGCACCTCATCCAGCGGAGGCGCTTTCAGCAAACGACAAGACTGGGAAAGAGAAGCCCGCAGATCCCAAAACTAAGACAAAAGCTCCTGTCAAAACAAAGTCGTCCACTGCTGGTACCAAGACGTCCACCACCAGCTCCCGTCCCACCACGGCCCAAAGCCGTTTGACTAACGGCACGCAGAAGACGCAAGCCAACGGAGTCGCCAAAAAGACCACCGCAGCCGGAGTTGATAAGAAGACCCCGACGAGTGCCGCTCCTAAAAAACCACTCGGCTCTACGGCTGCACCCACCACCAGGACCTCAGTGAAGACGACTGAGAAGAAACCTGCGGCGGCTCCAGCTAACGGAGTGAAGAAAACCCCTGCGGCATCAGCGAGCAGTCTGAAATCCAACCCAAAAACAGCAG CTCCTACTCCAAGACCCGCCTCTGCATCAACCACCAAGCCCGGCACCACCGCCTCTCCCAAACCCCCCGTCTCCAAGACAACCAG GCCAGCTGGAACTACCCCTGCTGCTCGCTCTTCCCCTGCCACCCCGAAACCAGCGACTCCCACAGCTGCCAGCAAAAGTACATCTGCATCCAGACCAACAACCGCTACACCGAAGACACCATCTACCACTGCTAAACCCTCTCCTGTTAAAACCACAGCCCCCCCTGCTGGTCGCACTCCCAATGCTAAGACCACAACACCTGTCAAGAAAG atgtcaGTAAGCAGCCATCCACCCCTGCGGCCAAGAAACCCTCTGCCTCGCCACTCACCCGGCTAGCACCGGCAAAAACCACCAAACCTGACACCCCCAAATCAGCCACACCTGCCAAGCCAGAATCCGCTTCCAAGAAACCCCCCACCTCAAGCAAGGCATTGGATGCAAAGACTAGTAAACCTAAGGAGAACAAGGCGGCACCATCCAAGGAAATCAGTGCAAGCGCCAAGACAACAAGCAAGTCCAGCGCTAAGACAAGCAGCCCAAAGAAGGCGGTTGGCAGCAGTACTCCAATGCCAGTGAAGCGTGGCCCTAAAACCACCCAGTCTGCAGAAGCCACAGAGGGCCAGAAAGACGACATTCTACCCATTGTGGCTGCGGTTGCAGCCCCAGTTGCAGCTGCCGTGGCTGTTGTTTCCATGACAACCTCAGAAGAAGCACCTGAACACTCAGCCACACCCTCTGTACCTGCTGCCTCTGAGGAAGCACCTGATGACTCTGTTACACCAGCCAGTCCTGCTGTCTGTGACGTTAAAGCAGATGTAACTGCTTCTACCTTGGAGAAAGCACCTGAAGACACAGAAATGCCCAGAGTTCCCCCTACCTGTGATGAGATACCTGAAGATAAAGTCACACCTGTCATTCATGCTTTTGATGAGATTACTGAAGTCACAGTCCCACCTGTCATTCCACCTTCTTCTGAGGAGAGACCTGAAGACACAGCCACACCTGTCATTTCCCCTGCATCTGAAGAGACACTTGAAGAAACGGTTACACCTGCCCTTTACCTTGTTTCTGATGAGGCTCCTGATGATACAGCCACACCTTTCATTACTTCGGCATCTGACGAGTTGCTTGAAGAAAAAGTTGCACCCGCCCATCATCCTTCTGATGATATGCTTGAAAAAACAGCTGCATCTGCTCTTCCTCTTGGTTCTGAAGAACCACAAGCTTTTGATGAGATGCTTGAAGACAAAGTGACATCTTTCATTTCTTCTGCATCTGACAAGATCCTTGAAGAAAAAGCTAAACCTGTCCTTCATCCTTCATCTGATGAGGTGCTTGAAGAGACAGTTACATCTAGCCCTCATACTGGTTTTGAAGAACCTAAAGCTTTTGATGAGATGCTTGAAGATAGAGTCACATCTTTCATTACTTCTGCTTCTGACGAGATGCTTGAAGAAACAGTTGAACATGTGCTTCATCCTGCTTCTGATGAGATGCTTAAAGAAACAGTTACATCTGCACTTCCTTCTGACTCTGAAGAGGCACTTGAAGACACCTTCACACCCGTCCGTCATCCTACTTCTTTTGAGACACTTAAGGACACAGTTATACCTGACCTTCAAGCTGCTTCTGTAGAGACATTTAAAGAATCAGTTGCCCCTGTCATTTCAGCCTCTGAAGAGGAGGAGCATGTTCATCCCCAAGACATCCCACAGAGCGTGGACATTTCCAAAGATGACAGTGCAGTGTCTCAGCTAGCTGCTACAGTGGATCAGGTCAGTCTGAATGAGCTTGTGTCTCCTGTGTCTCCTCTAGGCACCACAGTACTGTCCCCACCATCCTCTCCCACTGGTCCAACATCTGTGCCAGCTGAGATCCAAAATTCTGCTCCTATTTTGGAAATGCAGGCTCCAGCTGAAACTTGGTCTCAAAGTCTGTACCCCAGCAGCATGACCTCAGACaagcaggaggaggaggaggaggaggagaaggaGCAGGAGGAGAAGGAGCAGGAGGAGGAGAAGGAGGAGGAGGACACGGAGGAGAAGGAGCAGGAGGAGCAGGTGGAGGAGGAGCAGGTGGAGCAGGAGGATgaagaggatgaggaggatGGAGTCCAAGATGTCATTCAGATGTCCTCTTTTGCAGCAGAGAATATAATTCAAGGCTTTGATCTGCTAAACTGCACTGGGGCAGATCCCTTCAAAAGCCAAGCTCCCATCTCCCCCTGTCAAGTGAAAGAGGAGGCAGTGGAGAAAGCAGAGGAGGAGATTAATGAAGACGTTGATGAGGAAGACGACGAGGAAAGAGCAATTGACAGAGTGCAAGCAGTGTCCCAAACCGTGATTGACAATGATTGTAAAAAGGGTGTGGCTGATTTTGTCAGATCTGATTGGGGTAATTCACAATCAGATGATAGAAATATCAGTTATGCATATGAAAGAGAAGAAACATCTCCCTTCAATACTGAAAACACTTGCACTTCTAAAGAGACAAGTGACATCTTCTTGAACGAACAACCATTCCAGGGACCTCCTGGAATCGACTCTTACTGtgatgaagatgaggaggatgatgaaTCAGAGGAAGAACATAAAAAGACTGTGCAAGACCATAAGCAACACAAAGACAATGAGTTTGTGGGAAAAGACGTGGAGATGGTCTGCAGCAGAATGGCTGAAAGTGGAATTTGTGGTAATGAtagagatgatgatgaggatgatgaggatgatgaggatgatgaggattATGGAGGTGAAGAGTACAGAGAGGAGGCTCATCTCAGTCTTGACAACAAGGGACACACTGTGGATGCACCATCTATGACAAAGACAGAAGCTTGGGGTCATTCCAATCCATTCTCAGATCCATGGGTCCAGTCTGCTTTTATTGTGTCTGAATCAAACCCAATAGATGCAAGATCTGAAGAACCAGATACACCCCCTAAATCCCCAGTAGAGGCCTTCATACACATTAATACACCAATGATCAAGACCTCAGAACCTCCACCCGATGTCCAAGAGGAAACAAAGAGTGCATTTCCTGTGGAGTGTGGCATCTTGGCAGCACCTGCCATTGGGATGTTGCAGTCCAGCACTCTCAGCGGGACAGCTCTGGCTGCACACAGCAGCAGCGAGACAAGCACACCAGAGGAGCTTCAGGACTACGATAGCAGCTCCGGTGTAGAGTCCAGATCAGACAAGCAACAGACGCCGGTTCCTGCAATGCAGATAGACATGGACCAAGACCTTGGTATCCACCTGGAGCGAGGTGATGGTGAGGAGGAAGAAGCAGAAACGCTGCCTGCCGACGAGGTGTTGGGTGAGGCACTAACAGCACCCGCCTCGGTTCCATCGTCACCTTCAAGTTCGGGTGATGAGGCAAGTGACACAGAGGGTGAGTTGCAGATCAACGACCCTGACGTTGCAGTTGATGAAAGCGCCGCCATCCCTCACAACCTCGTTTCTCTTGATGAAGATGAGGAGGTCCCGGGGCACATGGGAGAGGAAGATGGAGATACGCCTCAGTCTGCAAACTCTGTGGCCTCTTATGGTTTCGACTGCTCAAACTCCAACGCCCACTCCACGGCCGAGAGCTGTGGGAAAAGCCCGGGTATCTTCAGTTTGGAAAATGAAGAACAGCTTCCAGAGGAGTTTAAGGATCCCTCGTTCATTAAAGAGCTTACCTTGCCTGCAGCTTCAGCCTACAGCGATGACTTGTTAGGCGGCCCGGTGGATCTGCTGCCTATCAGCGAGCCCAAAGAGAGAGATGCAGGCTTTGATGAGCACTACATGATGTGCAGGAAGACAGAGCCCACTGCGATGGAGGAGTTAGATCCCGAGTCTCCCATGCACCTGTCACCCCAACATGGGGATGATTCAGATGGCCAGCCACCCTACTACTCTACTATATGTGATAAGACTGATAATTTTCTGGCAGGTAATGTATAA
- the mcoln1b gene encoding mucolipin-1b isoform X1, producing the protein MDSSSAQNTEKDRLLTSVTGYGSSDLNGSPPTLDVSGSLQQGEEEALRRKLKYFFMSPCDKYHAKGRKPFKLVLQLLKIVIVTVQLVMFGLSNQMVVAFKEDNTDAFKHLFLKDYVDGSEEPLCVHTQKAVRENIDFAIKQYLALPQTSVGRYAYVPGVGLNGSALYLCQRYYRRGSIDPVNDTFDIDPTVITDCFGVNPPLDVISPQQNDYKNITLKFQKLINVTIQFRLKAINIQTIINNEIPDCYTFSITILLDNKAHSGKMKLSLLNEATIKECRDPNVSGHADSYARVGFDLLVAVVCGLSLVLCGRSILRGILLQNEFVRYFRRSLGRSVCWGDRMEFINGWYLVLIISDVLTIIASFIKIAIETKNLSSYDVCSILMGTSTLMVWVGVIRYFSFFQKYNILIVTLRAAFPNVIRFCCCAAAIYMGYCFCGWIVLGPYHAKFRSLSTVSACLFSLINGDDMFATFSVVEQSGTLVWVFSQVYLYTFISLFIYMVLSLFIAVITGAYDTITQQTQDTPQVSEVHRFIAECTDTPNSGNFRCPETSTTCSLFCCFN; encoded by the exons ATGGACAGTTCTTCAGCGCAAAACACAG AGAAGGACCGACTGCTGACCTCTGTCACGGGCTACGGGTCCAGTGACCTCAACGGCAGCCCACCCACCCTTGATGTGTCAGGGTCACTTCAACAGGGGGAAGAGGAGGCGCTGAGGAGGAAGCTGAAGTATTTCTTCATGAGTCCATGCGATAAATATCATGCTAAAGGCCGCAAACCCTTCAAACTTGTCCTTCAGCTGCTGAAGATCGTCATAGTTACCGTACAG cTGGTGATGTTTGGTCTCAGTAATCAGATGGTGGTCGCTTTTAAAGAAGACAACACGGACGCCTTCAAGCATCTGTTCCTGAAAGACTATGTGGATGGTTCAGAGGAACCGTTGTGTGTCCACACGCAGAAAGCCGTCCGTGAGAACATTGATTTCGCTATTAAGCAG tATCTTGCTCTACCACAGACATCAGTAGGCAGGTACGCGTATGTTCCAGGTGTTGGTTTAAACGGCAGCGCCCTCTATCTATGCCAGCGGTACTACAGGAGAGGCAGCATTGACCCAGTCAATGACACGTTTGACATTGACCCTACTGTCATCACAG ACTGTTTTGGAGTGAATCCACCTCTAGACGTCATATCTCCACAGCAAAATGACTACAAGAACATCACCCTCAAATTCCAAAA attgataaatgttaCCATACAGTTTCGGCTAAAGGCAATAAACATTCAGACCATCATCAACAATGAGATTCCCGACTGTTACACCTTCTCCATTACG atTCTGTTAGATAATAAGGCTCACAGTGGAAAAATGAAGCTCAGTTTGCTGAATGAAGCGACAATTAAAGAGTGCCGAGACCCCAATGTGTCCGGACATG CAGACAGCTATGCTCGGGTGGGGTTTGATCTGCTGGTAGCGGTGGTCTGTGGTCTGTCTCTGGTGTTGTGTGGACGCTCCATCCTCCGAGGAATCCTCCTGCAAAAT gagTTTGTGAGATATTTCAGACGGTCTCTGGGACGGTCGGTGTGTTGGGGTGACCGTATGGAGTTTATTAATGGATGGTATCTGGTCCTGATCATCAGTGATGTGCTCACCATCATCGCTTCCTTCATTAAAATCGCCATTGAAACCAAG aaTCTGTCGTCCTATGATGTTTGCAGTATATTAATGGGAACCTCTACGCTGATGGTGTGGGTGGGTGTGATACGATACTTCAGCTTCTTTCAGAAATATAAC ATTCTCATTGTGACTCTACGAGCTGCGTTTCCAAACGTGATCAGATTCTGCTGCTGTGCGGCAGCTATCTACATGGGCTACTGCTTCTGTGGCTGGATCGTCCTGGGACCTTACCATGCTAAA tTCCGCTCTCTTTCTACAGTGTCagcatgtttgttttctctgaTAAACGGTGACGATATGTTTGCAACGTTCTCTGTGGTGGAGCAAAGTGGGACGCTGGTGTGGGTCTTCAGTCAGGTTTATCTCTAcaccttcatctctctcttcatctACATGGTTCTGTCGCTCTTCATCGCTGTCATCACTGGAGCCTACGATACCATCACA caacAAACCCAAGACACACCTCAGGTGTCTGAAGTGCACAGATTCATCGCTGAATGTACAGACACGCCAAACTCTGGAAACTTTCGCTGCCCGGAGACGTCAACAACATGTTCACTCTTCTGCTGCTTCaactag